The proteins below come from a single Iocasia fonsfrigidae genomic window:
- a CDS encoding Gp138 family membrane-puncturing spike protein, whose amino-acid sequence MELNKIIRKVIDDKLDKLNVALPARILKYDSSKLRGNIELLAKKELNGEQVTYPPILEVPVSSIRAGTFVIIPPYQKGDVVQVLFNQKALDKLLITGEPEEVQYKRSFSLDDAVIIGGLQVEQADDLPNVGENLYIGSQDGETNIEITPGGEININCSTANINADEVNLAGGGAGIARQGDSVQVEVTGGSSAGVYTGSITSGSNKVSSG is encoded by the coding sequence ATGGAGCTTAATAAGATAATAAGAAAGGTTATTGATGATAAATTAGACAAGTTAAATGTTGCTCTACCGGCTAGGATACTTAAGTATGATTCTAGTAAATTAAGGGGTAATATAGAATTGCTTGCTAAAAAAGAATTAAATGGAGAACAAGTTACATATCCTCCCATATTAGAAGTTCCAGTTAGCAGCATAAGAGCTGGAACTTTTGTTATTATACCACCATATCAAAAGGGTGACGTGGTCCAAGTGCTATTCAACCAGAAAGCACTTGACAAACTCCTTATTACCGGGGAGCCGGAGGAAGTCCAGTATAAGAGGTCATTCAGTCTTGATGATGCGGTAATAATCGGAGGTCTCCAGGTAGAACAGGCTGATGACCTTCCGAATGTTGGGGAGAATCTCTATATTGGCAGCCAGGATGGTGAGACGAATATTGAGATTACTCCTGGTGGTGAAATTAATATTAATTGCAGCACGGCCAATATAAATGCAGATGAGGTTAATCTGGCTGGTGGCGGTGCTGGTATTGCACGTCAGGGGGACAGTGTTCAGGTTGAAGTTACAGGTGGTAGTTCAGCAGGGGTCTACACTGGAAGTATAACTTCTGGCAGCAATAAAGTAAGTTCAGGGTAG
- a CDS encoding GPW/gp25 family protein, with product MKDLRLDAQGDLVIEENDLALVNDIEELKQRLKIALSIHKNEWFLDVDAGINYIDILGKKNSEPELKKEMLKIINSFDEIDEVTSLESAYNGTDRKLIINFKAKTVDGEILNMQVGEVI from the coding sequence GTGAAAGATTTGAGATTAGATGCACAGGGTGACCTGGTAATTGAAGAAAATGACCTGGCGCTAGTCAACGACATAGAAGAATTGAAACAGCGACTCAAAATTGCTCTAAGCATTCACAAAAACGAGTGGTTTCTTGATGTTGATGCTGGTATTAATTATATTGATATCCTGGGGAAGAAAAACAGCGAACCAGAATTAAAGAAAGAAATGTTGAAAATAATTAACTCCTTTGATGAGATAGACGAGGTCACATCTTTGGAATCGGCTTATAACGGGACTGATAGAAAATTAATAATTAATTTCAAGGCAAAAACTGTTGATGGAGAGATTCTGAACATGCAAGTTGGGGAGGTGATCTAA
- a CDS encoding baseplate J/gp47 family protein: protein MTKARTLFGSNISPGRFSVLGILIRLISFPLALIWSALEGVYNSHFIDTAIGHALFSIGQYIGISRLTGTRAVGEVTFSGDQGTIIEPGFLVETDDPDPIRFETRNEIIEQIGESGELILPIRAVEIGDTGNVGPNRITVVVNPISGLDSVNNEVGTAGGTDLETSAEFRRRYKNSTDKSGGSTGSSIRATILEKTEASACIVIENFTDTVDGNGLPPKSYNPIVLGGDDQEIAEAIFSVGAAGIQSFGDITRTVIDDTGLEKQRSFSRATRVDIYITMELSTTIEFQQSYINDIKDYIMDYINGELSISDDVSYSRVISLAYQGTAGIIDVTLYLGTSENPTGQETIEIGFAEVARIEEVNIEVVEV, encoded by the coding sequence ATGACCAAAGCAAGAACATTGTTTGGGAGTAATATTAGCCCGGGTAGGTTTTCAGTGTTGGGTATATTAATAAGACTCATTTCTTTTCCACTTGCTCTAATATGGTCCGCTCTGGAAGGGGTATATAACTCCCATTTCATAGATACAGCTATAGGTCACGCATTATTTTCAATCGGGCAATATATTGGAATATCAAGATTGACCGGAACCCGGGCAGTTGGGGAAGTAACTTTTTCTGGAGACCAGGGGACTATAATTGAACCTGGTTTCCTTGTTGAGACTGATGACCCTGATCCAATTCGTTTTGAGACTAGAAACGAAATTATAGAGCAAATAGGAGAAAGCGGAGAATTAATATTGCCTATTAGAGCAGTTGAAATAGGAGACACTGGAAATGTAGGACCTAATAGAATTACAGTTGTGGTTAATCCCATTTCTGGCCTAGATAGTGTTAATAATGAGGTTGGTACTGCCGGTGGTACTGACTTAGAAACATCAGCAGAGTTTCGCAGAAGGTATAAGAACTCAACAGACAAATCAGGCGGTTCTACCGGTTCATCAATTCGGGCTACTATTCTAGAAAAAACAGAAGCAAGTGCCTGTATAGTAATTGAGAACTTCACAGATACAGTAGACGGTAACGGATTGCCCCCAAAATCGTATAATCCTATTGTTCTTGGTGGTGATGATCAGGAAATAGCTGAGGCAATATTTTCCGTTGGAGCAGCTGGAATTCAGAGTTTCGGAGATATTACACGGACAGTGATTGATGATACAGGATTAGAAAAGCAGAGGTCCTTCTCTAGGGCTACCAGGGTAGATATATATATTACCATGGAGCTGTCAACTACTATTGAATTCCAGCAGAGTTATATCAACGATATAAAAGATTATATCATGGACTACATTAACGGAGAATTATCTATATCAGATGATGTGTCATATTCGAGGGTTATTTCTCTGGCCTATCAAGGTACTGCAGGAATAATTGATGTCACTCTATACTTAGGAACCAGCGAAAATCCTACAGGTCAGGAAACTATTGAAATAGGGTTTGCAGAAGTAGCCAGAATTGAAGAAGTTAACATTGAGGTGGTTGAGGTATGA
- a CDS encoding phage tail protein, which produces MGKIVDKLPRWEGEILEPPESKKDNGWLAGERPPFNWLNWLFNTIYISINTLDDDYGTHKESSTDVHGVGASSIESTEGSQQKVDNHAGEITGVHGVGASSVASEEYADSVAATAEQNAKSYANTLVVPPGAVLWFSGDTPPDGYLVCDGTYLSKTTYSDLFAVIGTTYGESGENFRLPDLRGEFVRGWDHGRGVDAGRVLGSWQEDKFKSHNHQFYVYNENAEPAARPGNTSRTDEKQSVDTTYTGSSETRPRNVALLPCIKY; this is translated from the coding sequence ATGGGGAAAATAGTTGACAAATTACCCCGGTGGGAAGGTGAGATTTTAGAGCCTCCTGAAAGCAAGAAAGATAATGGCTGGCTAGCAGGTGAAAGGCCGCCATTTAACTGGCTAAACTGGTTATTTAACACAATATATATATCAATTAATACATTGGATGATGATTATGGTACTCATAAGGAAAGCTCTACCGACGTGCACGGTGTAGGAGCTAGTTCTATAGAAAGTACAGAAGGGAGTCAGCAGAAAGTTGATAATCATGCGGGGGAAATTACTGGTGTGCATGGAGTAGGGGCTAGTTCTGTAGCAAGCGAAGAGTATGCTGATAGCGTAGCAGCTACTGCAGAACAAAATGCTAAGAGCTATGCTAATACATTAGTAGTACCCCCAGGCGCAGTACTATGGTTCTCTGGCGATACTCCCCCGGATGGCTATCTGGTGTGTGATGGAACATATCTCAGCAAAACAACTTATTCTGACTTGTTCGCTGTGATTGGAACAACATATGGTGAAAGTGGAGAAAATTTCAGGTTGCCCGACCTTCGTGGTGAGTTCGTCAGAGGCTGGGATCATGGTCGTGGAGTTGATGCTGGGCGTGTGTTGGGGAGTTGGCAGGAGGACAAATTCAAAAGTCATAATCATCAATTTTACGTCTATAACGAAAACGCTGAACCAGCAGCAAGACCAGGGAATACTTCAAGGACTGATGAAAAGCAAAGTGTTGACACAACTTATACAGGCAGTTCCGAAACCCGCCCCCGTAACGTTGCCTTACTACCATGTATCAAATATTAG
- a CDS encoding phage holin family protein, with protein MNINIRHIFEKLIDNPSLKLIISAAGSIITFLTGGFGTILTSFVALLFLDLITGVAKSYMKHQLSSKTGRQGGKKILTYIIIIIFANLLDQAGLKGVRSFAILWASVTEGISIIENTDVLGFPWPPFLKEKLLQTKEKKFGGAS; from the coding sequence ATGAACATTAACATTAGACATATCTTTGAAAAATTAATTGATAACCCATCACTCAAATTAATTATATCAGCGGCCGGAAGTATAATTACATTTCTAACTGGGGGGTTCGGGACAATATTAACATCATTTGTAGCATTGCTATTTCTAGACTTGATTACAGGGGTCGCAAAATCATATATGAAACATCAATTGTCAAGTAAGACAGGAAGGCAAGGTGGCAAGAAAATATTAACCTACATTATAATAATAATATTTGCTAATCTACTTGACCAGGCCGGATTGAAAGGAGTTCGGTCTTTCGCTATATTATGGGCTAGTGTTACGGAGGGTATTAGCATTATTGAGAATACCGATGTGTTGGGATTCCCCTGGCCGCCATTTCTCAAAGAAAAGTTATTGCAGACTAAAGAAAAGAAATTTGGTGGTGCGAGTTGA